In a single window of the Drosophila albomicans strain 15112-1751.03 chromosome 3, ASM965048v2, whole genome shotgun sequence genome:
- the LOC117567806 gene encoding zinc transporter 1 isoform X1 — protein sequence MQFFVFSKMSKYSGKKCRLLSMMWLTASFFFVEIIVGYVTNSMALVADSFHMLGDIAALVISFLSVKMSPKKWSKNTFGWARAEVLGALVNAVFLVALCFSITIEACKRFIEKEPIHEPRLLLIVGVLGLLVNMIGLCLLYEHGGHHGHSHGGGLTRNHSRLTELANMDEGDDEQNDYAYEKQKEKQQVKKSSHGHSHDPGQMNMRGAFLHVLSDALGSVIVVVSALVVWLSDWEYRLYIDPALSIVLVALILHSVWPLLRESALILLQTVPTHIQVDAIQKRLLEKVDGVLAVHEFHVWQLAGDRIIASAHIRCRNLSEYMKIAEKVKEFFHNEGIHSTTIQPEFSEIEGCNMSDGTSSINMSGSDCCALDCPTTDEGCVKATCCQNNNKLNPLPSPTNSPYLCRQRNAARQSGDVEAGSLLEGSAAAAGNQSLGNGGTGLTAAAESTPKNDIV from the exons atgcAGTTCTTTGT TTTCTCCAAGATGTCCAAATATTCGGGCAAAAAATGTCGCCTGCTCTCGATGATGTGGCTAACAGCCTCGTTCTTCTTCGTGGAGATCATTGTGGGCTATGTGACCAACTCGATGGCGCTGGTCGCAGACAGTTTTCACATGCTGGGCGATATTGCTGCCCTGGTCATATCATTCCTCTCAGTCAAG ATGTCACCCAAAAAGTGGTCGAAGAACACCTTTGGCTGGGCACGTGCTGAGGTGCTGGGTGCGCTCGTTAATGCTGTATTCCTAGTGGCGCTCTGTTTCAGCATCACGATCGAGGCATGCAAAAG ATTCATCGAGAAAGAACCAATCCATGAGCCACGTCTGCTGCTCATTGTTGGCGTGCTGGGTTTGCTGGTCAACATGATTGGTCTTTGTCTGCTCTATG AACACGGTGGTCACCATGGACACTCACATGGCGGTGGCTTGACGCGCAATCACAGTCGCCTCACTGAGCTGGCGAACATGGACGAAGGCGATGACGAGCAGAACGATTATGCCTACGAGAAGCAGAAGGAGAAACAGCAGGTGAAAAAGTCTAGTCACGGTCACAGTCACGATCCTGGTCAGATGAATATGCGTGGCGCTTTTTTGCACGTGCTCAGCGATGCTCTTGGCAGCGTTATTGTGGTCGTCAGTGCGCTCGTTGTCTGGCTGAGCGACTGGGAATATCGTTTATATATCGATCCAGCCCTTTCCATTGTGTTGGTTGCCCTCATCTTGCACTCAGTGTGGCCGCTGCTGCGTGAATCGGCGCTCATTCTGCTGCAAACTGTGCCCACGCACATCCAAGTGGATGCCATACAGAAGCGTCTGCTGGAGAAGGTCGACGGTGTGTTGGCTGTGCACGAATTCCACGTCTGGCAATTGGCTGGCGATCGCATCATTGCCTCAGCACACATACG CTGTCGCAACTTGTCGGAGTACATGAAGATTGCCGAGAAGGTGAAGGAGTTCTTCCACAACGAGGGCATACACTCGACCACCATACAGCCGGAGTTTAGCGAAATCGAAGGCTGCAACATGTCCGATGGCACCTCCAGCATTAACATGAGTGGCTCCGATTGCTGTGCTCTCGATTGTCCCACCACGGATGAGGGCTGTGTTAAAGCCACCTGCTGtcagaataacaacaaattg AATCCACTTCCTTCGCCCACAAATTCACCGTATCTGTGTCGTCAGCGCAATGCGGCGCGTCAATCTGGCGACGTTGAAGCTGGCTCCTTGCTAGAAGGAAGCGCTGCCGCCGCCGGCAATCAGTCGCTGGGCAATGGAGGAACTGGCTtaacggcagcagcagagtcAACGCCAAAGAACGATATAGTCTGA
- the LOC117567807 gene encoding phosphatidylinositol N-acetylglucosaminyltransferase subunit C — MAKTPQGKRKPWVKNLYSNREYPDNYTDVSFLKDLQTNLHVRRYTLREALGGITVLNNQISCITGFLILYHVMLCDRIAPTSILVPTCIITAIGYLYYRGSSLTMIMLGEDSKTLVTVLLFGYIFSPMLHTLTQAISTDTIYTTTFFVMLFNLMFTDYGLDVAMVSKAISLNAAIFGAICLASRLSTSYHAFVLLVEAAIFFVLYPIMTAARWHPYCMVPIFVICCGALYFLSRPVLYLYACTTLFINFACPLIFVRQQHYKFNIHGPWDEAIVEENTEENLDENL; from the coding sequence ATGGCGAAAACCCCGCAAGGCAAGCGAAAACCTTGGGTGAAAAACCTCTATTCGAATCGCGAGTATCCGGACAACTATACGGATGTGAGTTTCCTTAAGGACCTGCAGACAAATCTGCATGTTCGTCGTTACACATTGCGCGAGGCTCTCGGCGGCATCACTGTGCTAAACAATCAAATTTCCTGCATTACCGGCTTCCTGATACTCTACCATGTGATGCTTTGCGATCGGATAGCACCCACCAGCATATTGGTGCCGACGTGCATCATTACTGCCATTGGCTATTTGTATTATCGTGGCAGCAGCCTCACCATGATAATGCTGGGCGAGGACTCCAAGACCCTCGTCACAGTGCTGCTCTTTGGCTACATTTTCTCGCCCATGCTGCACACACTGACGCAGGCCATCAGTACGGACACCATATATACAACAACGTTCTTTGTGATGCTCTTCAATTTGATGTTTACGGACTACGGCCTGGACGTGGCCATGGTATCCAAAGCGATCTCATTGAATGCGGCCATATTTGGTGCCATCTGTTTGGCCTCGAGACTGTCAACTTCTTATCACGCCTTTGTGCTCCTCGTCGAGGCAGCGATCTTCTTTGTGCTGTATCCCATTATGACAGCGGCCAGATGGCATCCCTACTGCATGGTGCCCATCTTTGTGATCTGCTGCGGCGCTCTCTACTTTCTGTCCCGGCCCGTGCTTTATTTGTATGCGTGCACCACACTCTTCATCAACTTTGCGTGTCCCTTGATATTTGTGAGGCAGCAGCACTACAAGTTCAACATCCACGGACCTTGGGACGAGGCAATCGTAGAAGAGAACACCGAAGAGAATCTCGATGAGAACTTATAG
- the LOC117567806 gene encoding zinc transporter 1 isoform X2, which yields MSKYSGKKCRLLSMMWLTASFFFVEIIVGYVTNSMALVADSFHMLGDIAALVISFLSVKMSPKKWSKNTFGWARAEVLGALVNAVFLVALCFSITIEACKRFIEKEPIHEPRLLLIVGVLGLLVNMIGLCLLYEHGGHHGHSHGGGLTRNHSRLTELANMDEGDDEQNDYAYEKQKEKQQVKKSSHGHSHDPGQMNMRGAFLHVLSDALGSVIVVVSALVVWLSDWEYRLYIDPALSIVLVALILHSVWPLLRESALILLQTVPTHIQVDAIQKRLLEKVDGVLAVHEFHVWQLAGDRIIASAHIRCRNLSEYMKIAEKVKEFFHNEGIHSTTIQPEFSEIEGCNMSDGTSSINMSGSDCCALDCPTTDEGCVKATCCQNNNKLNPLPSPTNSPYLCRQRNAARQSGDVEAGSLLEGSAAAAGNQSLGNGGTGLTAAAESTPKNDIV from the exons ATGTCCAAATATTCGGGCAAAAAATGTCGCCTGCTCTCGATGATGTGGCTAACAGCCTCGTTCTTCTTCGTGGAGATCATTGTGGGCTATGTGACCAACTCGATGGCGCTGGTCGCAGACAGTTTTCACATGCTGGGCGATATTGCTGCCCTGGTCATATCATTCCTCTCAGTCAAG ATGTCACCCAAAAAGTGGTCGAAGAACACCTTTGGCTGGGCACGTGCTGAGGTGCTGGGTGCGCTCGTTAATGCTGTATTCCTAGTGGCGCTCTGTTTCAGCATCACGATCGAGGCATGCAAAAG ATTCATCGAGAAAGAACCAATCCATGAGCCACGTCTGCTGCTCATTGTTGGCGTGCTGGGTTTGCTGGTCAACATGATTGGTCTTTGTCTGCTCTATG AACACGGTGGTCACCATGGACACTCACATGGCGGTGGCTTGACGCGCAATCACAGTCGCCTCACTGAGCTGGCGAACATGGACGAAGGCGATGACGAGCAGAACGATTATGCCTACGAGAAGCAGAAGGAGAAACAGCAGGTGAAAAAGTCTAGTCACGGTCACAGTCACGATCCTGGTCAGATGAATATGCGTGGCGCTTTTTTGCACGTGCTCAGCGATGCTCTTGGCAGCGTTATTGTGGTCGTCAGTGCGCTCGTTGTCTGGCTGAGCGACTGGGAATATCGTTTATATATCGATCCAGCCCTTTCCATTGTGTTGGTTGCCCTCATCTTGCACTCAGTGTGGCCGCTGCTGCGTGAATCGGCGCTCATTCTGCTGCAAACTGTGCCCACGCACATCCAAGTGGATGCCATACAGAAGCGTCTGCTGGAGAAGGTCGACGGTGTGTTGGCTGTGCACGAATTCCACGTCTGGCAATTGGCTGGCGATCGCATCATTGCCTCAGCACACATACG CTGTCGCAACTTGTCGGAGTACATGAAGATTGCCGAGAAGGTGAAGGAGTTCTTCCACAACGAGGGCATACACTCGACCACCATACAGCCGGAGTTTAGCGAAATCGAAGGCTGCAACATGTCCGATGGCACCTCCAGCATTAACATGAGTGGCTCCGATTGCTGTGCTCTCGATTGTCCCACCACGGATGAGGGCTGTGTTAAAGCCACCTGCTGtcagaataacaacaaattg AATCCACTTCCTTCGCCCACAAATTCACCGTATCTGTGTCGTCAGCGCAATGCGGCGCGTCAATCTGGCGACGTTGAAGCTGGCTCCTTGCTAGAAGGAAGCGCTGCCGCCGCCGGCAATCAGTCGCTGGGCAATGGAGGAACTGGCTtaacggcagcagcagagtcAACGCCAAAGAACGATATAGTCTGA
- the LOC117567804 gene encoding unc-112-related protein, translating into MIHVGDNSWNLRICITDLALERTMRVRGDQHLGSIMLQLVDPENPKDWSDHALYWPAKNIWLTRTRATLDQCGVQADSLLYFTPMHKILRVQLPDLRYLDCRVDYSVKTFAAVLNLCKQLDIRYAEELSLCKPLEAEHLKKNYAQLPHAKRVPIAEPDGTTYLQPALDTNSFVPINSSFNGGGSTGSLDKPSSPALFFCAPLSPHNAPNAKRSPTPTHGAWKVSQAGYATYDSSSSSLGDFQENLASSPRPLSAEMRAQLLRPKSLVEKARLNVGWLDSSLSLMEQGIREYDTLCLRFKYYTFFDLNPKYDQVRINQLYEQAKWSILNEELDCNEQETLMFAALQFQINHQLDMQPLLTAVDSGIETSSQENDDDDIDSALNELQLTLEGGDPHESINLTRIPELSDYLRFLKPQRFLLRGYKRYYFIYRDLHLLLYKNAEESRHSASPSIRINLRGCEVTPDVNLAEGKYAIRLEVSPEDHHGPNSEVWVRCENEQQYAKWLAACRLAAKGRSLADSSYESEVDGILSLLQMQRPVHGVHVNIDPRTVDAVDYLSPKMLRKLSGKAVQRILEAHANVRDLPLLEAKMKYIQAWQSLPDFGVSLFVIKFDGHRKEELLGVTHNRIMRMDLSTGDHIKTWRYNTMKAWNVNWGIKCMMIQFNDENVVFSCHSADCKVVHEFIGGYIFMSMRSKDNNQTLNEELFHKLTGGWS; encoded by the coding sequence ATGATTCACGTTGGCGACAACTCGTGGAATCTGCGCATCTGCATCACAGATCTGGCGCTGGAGCGCACAATGCGCGTGCGCGGCGATCAGCATTTGGGGAGCATTATGCTGCAGTTGGTGGATCCTGAGAATCCCAAGGATTGGTCGGATCATGCACTCTACTGGCCGGCGAAGAACATTTGGCTAACAAGGACACGCGCAACTCTGGATCAATGTGGTGTCCAAGCGGATAGTTTGCTCTACTTTACGCCCAtgcacaaaatattgcggGTGCAGCTGCCGGACTTGCGTTATCTGGACTGTCGTGTCGATTATTCGGTCAAGACCTTTGCTGCTGTGCTGAATCTCTGCAAGCAGCTGGACATCCGCTATGCAGAGGAGTTGTCGCTGTGCAAGCCACTCGAAGCGGAGCATCTGAAGAAGAACTACGCTCAGCTACCGCATGCCAAGCGAGTACCCATCGCTGAACCCGATGGCACCACATATTTGCAGCCAGCGCTGGATACCAATTCATTTGTGCCCATTAACTCATCGTTCAATGGTGGCGGCAGCACTGGGAGCCTGGACAAACCATCGTCCCCGGCTTTGTTCTTTTGTGCACCGCTCTCGCCGCACAATGCGCCCAATGCGAAGCGTTCGCCAACGCCCACGCATGGCGCCTGGAAGGTCAGTCAAGCAGGGTATGCCACCTATGATTCGTCGTCGTCCAGTTTGGGTGATTTCCAAGAGAACTTGGCCAGTTCACCGCGCCCGCTCAGTGCAGAGATGCGAGCGCAGCTTTTGCGACCCAAGTCGCTGGTGGAGAAAGCGCGTCTCAATGTGGGCTGGCTGGACAGCTCGTTGTCGCTAATGGAGCAAGGCATAAGGGAGTATGATACACTCTGTTTGCGCTTCAAGTACTACACGTTCTTTGACCTGAATCCCAAGTACGATCAGGTGCGCATCAATCAACTGTACGAGCAGGCCAAATGGTCCATATTGAATGAGGAACTCGACTGCAACGAGCAGGAGACGCTCATGTTTGCAGCGCTACAGTTTCAAATCAATCATCAGCTGGATATGCAGCCACTTTTAACTGCCGTGGACTCGGGTATAGAGACATCGAGTCAGGAgaatgacgacgacgacattgATTCAGCATTGAATGAGCTGCAGCTTACATTGGAGGGCGGTGATCCGCATGAGAGCATCAATCTCACACGCATACCAGAACTCTCGGATTATTTGCGCTTCCTTAAACCGCAACGCTTCCTGTTACGCGGCTACAAACGCTACTATTTCATCTATCgcgatttgcatttgctgctttACAAGAATGCTGAAGAATCCCGACACTCTGCATCGCCCTCAATTCGCATCAATTTGCGCGGCTGCGAAGTAACCCCCGATGTCAATCTAGCCGAGGGTAAATATGCTATTCGTCTCGAAGTCTCGCCGGAGGATCATCATGGACCCAACAGCGAGGTTTGGGTACGCTGCGAGAATGAGCAGCAGTATGCCAAGTGGTTGGCTGCTTGTCGCCTGGCAGCCAAGGGCCGCTCTTTGGCCGACAGCTCATATGAATCGGAAGTCGATGGCATTTTGTCGTTGCTGCAGATGCAGCGTCCTGTGCATGGCGTCCATGTTAACATCGATCCACGCACCGTGGATGCCGTGGATTATCTGTCGCCCAAAATGCTCCGCAAGCTGTCCGGAAAGGCGGTGCAACGTATACTCGAGGCACACGCCAATGTGCGGGATTTGCCGCTGCTGGAGGCCAAGATGAAATACATTCAGGCTTGGCAATCGTTGCCTGACTTTGGTGTCTCGCTGTTTGTCATCAAGTTCGATGGACATCGCAAGGAGGAACTGTTGGGCGTAACGCATAATCGCATCATGCGCATGGATCTGAGTACAGGAGATCACATCAAGACGTGGCGTTATAATACTATGAAGGCCTGGAATGTCAATTGGGGAATTAAGTGCATGATGATTCAATTTAATGATGAGAATGTCGTCTTCTCTTGCCATTCGGCCGACTGCAAGGTAGTGCATGAATTTATTGGCGGATACATTTTCATGTCTATGCGCTCCAAGGACAACAATCAGACTCTCAACGAGGAGCTCTTCCATAAGCTGACGGGCGGTTGGTCGTAA
- the LOC117569969 gene encoding ATP-dependent DNA helicase Q4, with translation MDESIFKDKYQKYKLRVKIWENDFKKKHGRVPSKYDIREASQEIRDSYKMYYKLKTSFLEETLNDVLSEDGFDVLEMTQSEDLGVSTLDDGPQLPMDISALVQQSNSESFSNIQELPTPQALSNLANLDENHVIRKFEAAEELAQNQTAWGENVSKKQPPPVEQQNTSLDESAKSKTPSIKPSITNKLFQSSRSFAKRNPRKPMSRSSLNMSASSVLKGDNDASMMEQLPDLETILIRKAQDFKAAEAIAGNALLAADPKASKEAIKTHVDERWLQRNTAQNSLEPQMGQMEPEPNNNATPAGKKHNFGLSNIDVSKLKPTVMKLEEPPQEQPAVVQPAPVLQAAATPTATAPVVEDSDSDSVVEESEEEAEQPEYRQIAKRRKIMTTNDSPSALTEVKRATEPAQSIDPPQIEMEQKLEAGEEEEEEGKDFSADEERDATYEPEQTKKAKRKQATAKRQKPKAEKKPAAKPKTEKQPKAEKQPKAEKLPKQTKPRAVKGKAKAAANEAAEEGEPEEQPLNPEDLKYVLALESGDITSVPRIQANDLEQADVVAQRYISNFAAGTGARPSATIDEKRAMARKKLEEKIASGKLNENFVTINIQKKKFARGKKSINFSKYKKQQWRHKKRVAALTGPDMDMGGCDGGVLTCFNCGGVGHFAQNCKVKGDALLPLSAQLEEDPSPFPTLEEAEQMATQGALAAHSRNIERLPQAANAAIYQGANSSSSSSDEEEENAAVEMDVDEASGTVDEPHMSSDDSDMDFEALDAAVASSQTAKQVSPIKSYVGHKIPEEFLKQAGLDASSTTGQVRSGHGGVKPLYDLNADGSVQELTAEVTEALHLFGHKDFRKGQDRAVMRILSGLSTLVTLSTGSGKSLCYQLPAYLYSRRVGAITLVISPLVSLMEDQVTGVPHFLRAHCLHTNQTPQQRMKIQQLIANGEIDILLVSPEAVVSGERATGFGAILRTLPPIAFACIDEAHCVSQWSHNFRPSYLMICKVLKKNLGVQTVLGLTATATLPTRISIINHLGITDGERGIISDIPLPDNLVLSVSKDENRDAALLQLLNSERFESCQSIIIYCTRRDECERIAGFIRTCMQDRKSTAEPEQTKKKRKRVNWQAEPYHAGMPASRRRTVQNAFMANELRIVVATIAFGMGINKPDIRAVIHYNMPRNFESYVQEIGRAGRDGLTSHCHLFLDAKGNDQSELRRHVYANSIDRHVIRKLLQRIFVPCCCDKQRAGGSSSNSAAAVEEATVSELKDAADFSDTSGARVHICPGHEIGFSVEQTVEALDIPAENISTLLCYMELEPRWCMNVLSSAYIMAKVISYGGPKYLKHAAKECPPLAMAIALQIKNKTFKEDANIIEFSVIDIAAGIGWNSGVVKYQLKNLEWMQINGYPKRSPITVSFFDLGFRIKAPGDFSEAEIDNALDTLYSRSVKQERTQLIQLQYVAHGLSAVAYNMCVHCCSVDFPQDRSTQLKGIVRNYFRNDYPQDLELEIEPSNVPDDHIISDVHALINMYPDNTFSGRNIARIFHGITSPNYPAVMWGRCSYWRAHTKVDFNRILKLANLEIVKRRT, from the exons AATCAAACCGCCTGGGGTGAAAACGTAAGCAAAAAGCAACCGCCACCAGTGGAGCAGCAGAACACCTCTTTGGATGAGTCCGCCAAGTCAAAAACGCCCAGCATTAAACCGAGCATAACCAACAAACTGTTTCAATCGTCTCGCAGCTTTGCCAAGCGCAATCCTCGCAAGCCTATGTCACGCAGCTCCCTCAATATGAGTgcatcgagtgtgctcaaagGCGACAACGATGCATCAATGATGGAGCAGCTGCCCGACCTGGAAACGATACTCATACGCAAGGCACAAGACTTTAAGGCCGCAGAAGCTATTGCTGGCAATGCGCTGCTAGCGGCGGATCCAAAGGCAAGTAAGGAGGCCATCAAAACACATGTGGATGAACGTTGGTTGCAACGCAACACGGCGCAGAACTCACTGGAGCCACAAATGGGGCAAATGGAGCCGGAACCCAATAATAATGCTACGCCGGCTggcaaaaaacacaattttggACTGTCCAACATCGATGTTAGCAAGCTGAAGCCAACAGTGATGAAATTAGAAGAGCCGCCACAGGAGCAGCCAGCTGTAGTGCAGCCAGCTCCAGTGCTGCAAGCTGCCGCTACGCCAACTGCAACAGCGCCAGTTGTTGAGGATTCCGACTCGGATTCGGTGGTGGAGGAGAGCGAGGAGGAAGCAGAGCAGCCAGAGTACCGTCAAATTGCTAAGCGGCGAAAGATAATGACCACAAATGATTCTCCGTCAGCGCTGACCGAAGTAAAGCGGGCAACTGAGCCAGCACAAAGTATTGATCcgccacaaattgaaatggagCAGAAGCTGGAGgcgggggaggaggaggaggaagagggtAAAGACTTTTCGGCGGATGAGGAACGTGATGCAACTTACGAGCCAGAGCAAACGAAGAAGGCGAAGCGCAAGCAGGCCACTGCCAAACGCCAAAAACCCAAAGCTGAAAAGAAGCCAGCAGCAAAGCCCAAGACTGAAAAGCAGCCGAAGGCAGAAAAGCAACCGAAGGCGGAGAAGCTGCCAAAGCAAACGAAGCCACGTGCTGTAAAGGGCAAAGCCAAGGCAGCTGCTAATGAGGCAGCCGAGGAGGGGGAACCCGAGGAGCAGCCACTCAATCCCGAGGATCTCAAGTATGTGCTCGCCCTGGAGTCGGGCGACATTACATCTGTGCCGCGCATCCAGGCCAACGACTTGGAGCAAGCGGACGTTGTGGCGCAACGTTACATTAGCAACTTTGCTGCTGGAACGGGAGCCAGACCAAGTGCCACGATCGATGAGAAGCGAGCCATGGCGCGCAAGAAGCTGGAAGAGAAAATCGCATCTGGCAAGTTGAACGAGAACTTTGTCACCATCAACATACAGAAGAAGAAATTTGCACGAGGCAAAAAGTCCATCAATTTCTCCAAGTACAAGAAGCAACAGTGGCGTCACAAGAAACGAGTAGCAGCTTTGACTGGTCCCGACATGGACATGGGTGGATGTGATGGTGGTGTGCTCACCTGCTTCAATTGTGGTGGAGTCGGACACTTTGCCCAGAACTGCAAGGTAAAAGGCGATGCGTTGTTGCCATTGAGCGCTCAGCTTGAAGAGGATCCATCGCCATTTCCCACGCTGGAGGAGGCGGAACAGATGGCCACGCAGGGCGCACTGGCGGCGCACAGTCGCAACATTGAGCGGCTGCCTCAGGCAGCCAATGCAGCCATCTATCAAGGTgccaatagcagcagcagcagcagcgatgaaGAGGAGGAAAATGCTGCAGTTGAAATGGATGTAGATGAAGCAAGCGGTACAGTCGATGAACCACACATGTCCAGCGATGACTCTGACATGGACTTTGAAGCACTCGATGCTGCAGTTGCTTCCTCGCAAACGGCAAAACAGGTCTCGCCCATTAAGAGCTATGTGGGTCACAAGATACCCGAGGAGTTTCTCAAGCAGGCGGGCCTGGATGCCAGCTCCACTACCGGCCAGGTGCGTAGTGGTCATGGTGGCGTCAAACCTCTCTACGATCTCAATGCGGATGGTAGTGTGCAAGAGCTAACAGCGGAGGTCACCGAAGCGCTGCATTTGTTTGGCCACAAGGACTTTCGCAAGG GTCAAGATCGCGCTGTCATGCGGATACTCAGCGGACTGTCCACGCTGGTCACTCTCAGCACGGGCAGCGGTAAGTCGCTCTGCTACCAATTGCCTGCTTATCTATACAGTCGTCGTGTGGGAGCAATCACCTTGGTCATCTCGCCGCTGGTGTCGCTTATGGAGGATCAAGTGACGGGAGTGCCGCATTTTCTGCGTGCTCATTGCCTGCACACGAATCAGACGCCGCAGCAACGGATGAAGATACAACAACTGATTGCCAATGGCGAGATTGATATACTTCTCGTATCACCCGAGGCTGTTGTGTCCGGAGAGCGTGCGACTGGTTTTGGTGCCATATTGCGAACGTTGCCGCCTATTGCTTTTGCCTGCATCGATGAGGCGCATTGTGTGTCGCAGTGGAGTCACAATTTTCGTCCCAGCTATCTGATGATCTGCAAGGTGCTCAAGAAGAATCTGGGAGTGCAAACAGTTCTGGGTTTGACGGCCACAGCAACGCTGCCCACGCGCATCAGCATTATTAATCACTTGGGCATTACGGATGGCGAGCGAGGCATTATCAGTGATATTCCTCTGCCCGATAATCTTGTACTCTCGGTGTCCAAGGACGAGAACCGCGATGCggcgctgctgcagctgcttaaCAGCGAGAG ATTTGAAAGCTGTCAGTCGATCATCATTTATTGCACAAGACGTGATGAGTGCGAACGCATTGCCGGCTTTATACGAACCTGCATGCAGGATCGCAAGTCAACAGCTGAACCAGAGCAGACGAAGAAGAAGCGCAAGCGTGTCAATTGGCAGGCGGAACCTTATCATGCCGGCATGCCCGCATCCAGACGACGTACAGTGCAGAACGCCTTTATGGCGAACGAGCTGCGCATTGTGGTGGCCACCATTGCCTTTGGCATGGGCATCAACAAGCCGGACATACGTGCTGTTATCCATTACAATATGCCACGGAATTTCGAGAGCTATGTGCAGGAAATTGGACGCGCTGGTCGCGATGGCCTCACTTCGCATTGTCATCTCTTCTTGGATGCCAAGGGCAATGATCAAAGCGAACTGCGGCGTCATGTTTACGCCAATTCGATTGATCGACATGTCATCCGCAAGCTGCTACAACGCATTTTTGTGCCCTGTTGCTGTGACAAGCAGCGTGctggaggcagcagcagcaacagtgcAGCAGCTGTCGAGGAAGCCACTGTAAGTGAGTTAAAAGATGCGGCGGATTTCAGTGATACATCTGGCGCTCGAGTGCATATCTGTCCCGGCCATGAGATTGGTTTCTCGGTGGAGCAAACTGTCGAGGCACTTGACATACCAGCTGAGAATATATCGACGCTGCTGTGCTACATGGAGCTGGAGCCACGCTGGTGCATGAATGTGCTCAGTTCTGCCTACATTATGGCCAAAGTCATCTCCTACGGCGGTCCCAAATACCTCAA ACATGCAGCCAAGGAATGTCCGCCGCTGGCCATGGCTATTGCGCTACAGATCAAGAATAAGACGTTCAAGGAAGACGCCAACATCATAGAGTTCTCTGTGATTGATATTGCTGCTGGCATCGGCTGGAACAGCGGTGTGGTCAAGTATCAGTTAAAGAACCTCGAGTGGATGCAAA TCAACGGCTATCCCAAGCGCTCGCCTATTACCGTCAGCTTCTTTGATCTCGGTTTTCGCATCAAGGCACCGGGAGATTTCAGTGAGGCGGAAATTGACAATGCCTTGGATACGCTGTACTCTCGCTCTGTTAAGCAGGAGCGCACCCAGCTCATTCAATTACAGTATGTGGCACATGGTTTGTCCGCTGTGGCTTACAACATGTGTGTTCATTGCTGTAGCGTCGATTTTCCGCAAGATCGTTCCACTCAATTGAAGGGCATTGTGCGCAACTACTTCCGCAATGATTATCCGCAAGATTTGGAGCTGGAAATTGAG CCAAGTAATGTGCCAGATGACCACATTATTTCCGATGTTCATGCTCTGATCAACATGTATCCCGATAATACGTTCAGTGGCCGCAACATTGCACGCATTTTCCACGGCATAACGAGTCCCAATTATCCGGCCGTAATGTGGGGCCGCTGCAGCTATTGGCGCGCACACACTAAAGTTGATTTCAATCGCATTCTCAAGCTGGCCAACCTGGAGATTGTGAAGCGACGTACGTGA
- the LOC127565452 gene encoding cAMP-dependent protein kinase catalytic subunit-like: QLPQQQHLRQQQQQQQQQLSPAQQQHQHQVHFATNSSTSTTTASSSAAAVAAAAAATTTTRTRDILYEPTNQATSKAIAANDVVSFSLTAQRRRELQLRAELQCQEQVMLSGGACTRNGDEVAL; this comes from the coding sequence CAActgccgcagcaacaacatctaagacaacagcagcaacaacaacaacaacaactgtcgccagcacaacaacagcatcagcatcaagtACACTTTGCCACCAACTCgagcacaagcacaacaacagcatcatcatcagcagcagcagttgcagcagcagcagcagcgacaacaacaaccagaacaCGTGATATATTGTACGAGCCAACTAACCAAGCAACTTCCAAAGCCATCGCTGCCAACGATGTCGTCAGTTTTTCTTTGACCGCCCAGCGACGACGCGAACTCCAGCTGCGCGCTGAGCTGCAGTGCCAGGAGCAGGTGATGCTTAGTGGCGGCGCCTGCACACGCAACGGTGATGAGGTGGCTCTCTAA